A genomic region of Brienomyrus brachyistius isolate T26 chromosome 6, BBRACH_0.4, whole genome shotgun sequence contains the following coding sequences:
- the LOC125745137 gene encoding uncharacterized protein LOC125745137 produces MARRGGVFHKLPARREKERRTAADERQTSASLRKQCGLRMRWGSRRAADWPACWNVREEISPTDFLTSSLVKKAHQRLFFLRTLKKNQLSADILGNFYRCAIESILTNCISAWYGNCTVTDRKALQRVVKTAQRIIGTPIPAIEDVHKKRCLRRARNILKDSSHPANKLFQLLPSRRRYRSLRTKTSRFRNSFFPTAVTLLNSVPR; encoded by the exons ATGGCTCGCCGAGGGGGGGTGTTTCACAAACTGCCGGCTAGACGCGAGAAGGAGAGGAGAACCGCAGCAGACGAGAGGCAGACATCGGCGTCATTGAGGAAACAGTGCGGATTGCGCATGCGTTGGGGGTCGAGGCGCGCCGCCGACTGGCCAGCGTGCTGGAACGTGCG ggaagaaatttcaccaaCTGACTTCTTGACCTCCAGCCTGGTCAAGAAGGCCCATCAGCGCCTCTTCTTCTTGAGGACACTGAAAAAGAACCAACTGTCTGCTGACATACTGGGCAACTTCTACCGCTGTGCGATAGAAAGCATCCTGACCAACTGTATTTCAGCAtggtatgggaattgtactgTAACTGACCGCAAGGCACTGCAGCGTGTGGTAAAAACCGCCCAACGAATCATAGGGACTCCAATTCCTGCCATTGAGGATGTCCACAAGAAGAGATGTCTACGCCGAGCACGCAACATCCTTAAGGACTCCTCTCATCCAGCCAACAAActcttccagctcctcccctccaGAAGGCGCTACAGGAGCCTTCGGACTAAAACCAGCAGGTTCAGGAACAGCTTTTTCCCCACAGCGGTCACACTACTGAACTCAGTCCCCCGCTAA